One Polyangiaceae bacterium DNA window includes the following coding sequences:
- a CDS encoding acyltransferase family protein codes for MLNHAARALKRLEAFATREALPLARTTADIARTEIDEFTLRLLGPDFDDRLRRVPIPMANEGVDPFGLDPQWAKYAAGIGAFFHRFYFRTIVTGIDKIPSSRVLLVSNHSGQIPLDGYMIAASMFFDGDPPRIVRSMVEKWTQTMPFFSTLFSRLGQVVGVPENARKLLELGEALLVFPEGVRGISKSFAHRYQLEDFGLGFMRLALETNTPIVPVAVIGAEEQYVSLGNMDRVAKMLNMPSFPLLPQVLVPGGQLPLPTRYRIEFGAPMRFEGDYDDDDAIIADKVQRVRWAIQSMLHQGLKERRSIFW; via the coding sequence ATGCTGAACCATGCAGCGCGCGCGCTAAAGCGTTTGGAAGCATTCGCAACTCGTGAGGCCCTTCCCCTGGCTCGCACGACGGCTGATATCGCCCGCACTGAAATCGATGAATTCACGCTTCGCCTGTTAGGACCGGATTTCGATGATCGGTTGCGCCGCGTGCCCATACCGATGGCAAACGAAGGGGTCGATCCGTTCGGGCTCGATCCGCAATGGGCCAAATATGCCGCGGGCATAGGAGCGTTTTTCCATCGTTTTTACTTTCGAACGATTGTCACAGGTATCGATAAAATTCCGTCATCACGAGTTCTCTTGGTTTCAAACCATTCGGGACAGATTCCGCTCGATGGATACATGATTGCCGCGTCGATGTTCTTCGATGGAGATCCGCCTCGAATCGTGCGCAGCATGGTGGAGAAGTGGACGCAAACGATGCCATTTTTTTCGACTTTGTTTTCGCGCTTGGGCCAGGTGGTGGGGGTGCCCGAGAATGCTCGAAAACTCTTGGAGCTAGGAGAAGCGCTTTTGGTATTCCCCGAGGGTGTACGGGGCATATCGAAGAGTTTTGCTCATCGATATCAATTGGAGGATTTTGGACTTGGGTTCATGCGCCTGGCGCTCGAAACGAATACGCCCATCGTCCCGGTGGCCGTCATTGGAGCGGAAGAACAATACGTTTCGCTGGGAAACATGGATCGCGTGGCGAAAATGCTGAATATGCCCAGTTTCCCACTCTTGCCGCAAGTGCTCGTCCCGGGCGGACAGCTTCCATTGCCGACGCGGTATCGAATCGAGTTTGGCGCTCCGATGCGATTCGAGGGCGATTACGACGATGACGATGCCATCATTGCGGACAAAGTGCAGCGCGTACGCTGGGCCATTCAATCCATGCTGCACCAGGGATTGAAGGAGCGTCGGTCGATTTTCTGGTGA
- a CDS encoding NAD-dependent epimerase/dehydratase family protein has product MAQADARTAPCSPREPNEDGSSAALPILVTGICGRLGRRLARILHQGRTVVGIDRRPFEDKPDGIVHHQIDIRRKKTQEIFRHVRLGAVVHLGVMHDPRASQTEHHTWNVAGLQRLLEYVEQYRVPKLVVLSSANVYGPRPDNPQFLTEKAPLLGGANFSDIHDLIDVDMLAQSFFWKHPATETVVLRPVHILGAVRNAPSNYLRLPVIPSLLGFDPMIQVVHQDDVVSAIVKALQPGVRGIYNIAGPPPLPLSRIIAKTGHRHVAIPHMLAATLVKQLWRYRATSFPAPELDHIRYVCMVDDARARIEMGYAPSHGIDEAVRATKLGS; this is encoded by the coding sequence ATGGCACAGGCCGACGCGCGAACCGCTCCGTGCTCGCCGCGCGAACCGAACGAGGACGGCTCGAGTGCCGCTCTGCCAATTCTCGTCACGGGAATCTGCGGACGACTCGGCCGAAGGCTCGCGCGAATCCTGCACCAAGGGCGCACCGTGGTCGGGATCGATCGCCGGCCGTTCGAGGACAAACCCGACGGCATCGTTCACCATCAAATCGACATTCGTCGCAAAAAAACACAGGAAATCTTTCGCCACGTGCGCCTCGGCGCCGTCGTGCACCTCGGCGTCATGCACGACCCCCGCGCCAGTCAGACCGAACACCACACGTGGAACGTTGCGGGTTTGCAAAGGCTTCTCGAGTACGTCGAGCAATATCGCGTGCCCAAATTGGTCGTGCTCTCGAGCGCCAACGTCTACGGCCCGCGCCCGGACAATCCGCAGTTTCTCACCGAGAAAGCACCGCTGCTCGGTGGAGCGAACTTCAGCGACATCCACGACCTCATCGACGTCGACATGCTCGCTCAATCATTTTTTTGGAAGCACCCCGCAACCGAAACCGTCGTGCTTCGCCCCGTGCACATCCTTGGAGCCGTACGCAACGCGCCTTCGAATTACCTGCGTCTCCCGGTCATTCCATCGCTTCTTGGCTTCGACCCCATGATTCAAGTCGTCCACCAAGACGACGTCGTGAGCGCCATCGTCAAGGCGCTTCAGCCAGGAGTACGCGGCATCTACAACATCGCCGGCCCGCCCCCCTTGCCCCTGTCGCGCATCATCGCGAAGACCGGTCATCGCCACGTCGCCATCCCTCACATGCTCGCTGCAACCCTCGTCAAACAGCTCTGGCGTTATCGTGCGACGTCCTTTCCAGCGCCCGAGCTCGACCATATCCGCTACGTGTGCATGGTCGACGACGCACGCGCGCGCATCGAAATGGGCTACGCGCCCTCGCACGGCATCGATGAAGCGGTGCGAGCTACGAAGCTTGGCAGTTGA
- a CDS encoding Rdx family protein, with protein MSLAAKIQDAFDVPTKLTIGKPGQFDVVVDGKLVFSKQNEGRFPEHQEVLDAMSRVTR; from the coding sequence GTGAGTCTCGCGGCCAAGATCCAAGATGCCTTCGATGTGCCGACGAAATTGACCATTGGTAAGCCGGGGCAGTTCGATGTCGTCGTCGATGGCAAACTCGTGTTCTCCAAACAAAACGAAGGACGGTTTCCCGAACATCAAGAAGTGCTCGACGCGATGAGCCGCGTTACGCGTTGA
- a CDS encoding helix-turn-helix transcriptional regulator, which translates to MPVRNQPTVLTAKVGARIRELRLQRNMSLADVKVAVGVTPGHLSGVEHGRVNVTLECLGRIAKALGVEICELVSFTV; encoded by the coding sequence ATGCCCGTACGCAATCAGCCGACTGTATTGACAGCAAAGGTGGGCGCACGCATTCGCGAGCTGCGTTTGCAGCGCAATATGTCGCTGGCTGACGTCAAGGTTGCAGTTGGCGTAACTCCGGGCCATCTGTCTGGCGTCGAGCATGGGCGGGTGAACGTGACGCTCGAATGTCTCGGGCGCATTGCAAAAGCGCTTGGTGTCGAGATATGCGAACTGGTGTCGTTTACGGTTTGA
- a CDS encoding sigma-70 family RNA polymerase sigma factor has protein sequence MMPQKDTSDELMAALLKHRPRLDRWLRHFGIDDAERPDIIQRALEKVWLASREKKLSNDVGGLLHTTAKNLAIDRHRELGTRMEYMPLLVVDGTATPTPEDELNKERFWMAVKEAIDALSKRSADVLHARFFDELSMQELACSLNMSPASAYRAVDAALDELARELKRRGITGPLCIPMLDSALVERADAAPASDKHGARDVWTAPALASSSKQSRLWPDISKFVIGAVVGGALVYLFLSKERTPPPVARIPRYEVTIAPAAHSEPRIDPITPATIVCPEFMAPMPPPARGKHQGPPAHPEPNAKPRLLAQICKKALDAHDCETARRICPEVPGSFGTLLAQQNRCSPAD, from the coding sequence ATGATGCCCCAGAAAGACACATCCGACGAGCTCATGGCTGCACTTCTGAAGCATCGTCCACGGCTCGATCGATGGCTTCGACATTTCGGCATCGATGATGCGGAACGGCCGGATATCATTCAGCGAGCATTGGAAAAGGTCTGGCTAGCATCGCGCGAAAAGAAGCTTTCCAACGACGTTGGTGGTCTTTTGCATACCACGGCCAAGAATCTTGCCATCGACCGACATCGCGAGCTGGGTACGCGCATGGAGTACATGCCGCTTCTTGTCGTCGATGGCACTGCAACGCCAACCCCGGAGGACGAGCTTAACAAGGAACGTTTTTGGATGGCTGTAAAGGAAGCTATCGACGCGTTGAGCAAACGATCCGCGGACGTGTTGCACGCGAGGTTTTTTGACGAATTGAGCATGCAGGAGCTGGCGTGCAGTTTGAACATGTCCCCCGCGTCCGCGTACCGCGCGGTCGATGCAGCGCTCGATGAGCTTGCACGGGAGCTGAAACGCCGAGGCATCACGGGCCCGCTATGCATTCCCATGCTCGACAGTGCTCTCGTGGAGCGCGCAGATGCAGCGCCGGCAAGCGACAAGCATGGCGCACGGGACGTTTGGACTGCACCTGCATTGGCGTCATCGTCGAAGCAGTCCCGCCTTTGGCCCGACATATCCAAATTCGTCATCGGCGCCGTCGTGGGCGGAGCGCTCGTGTATTTGTTTCTGTCGAAAGAGCGGACTCCGCCGCCCGTCGCTCGCATTCCGCGGTACGAGGTGACCATTGCACCCGCAGCGCATAGCGAACCGAGGATAGATCCCATAACACCTGCGACAATCGTTTGTCCCGAATTCATGGCTCCAATGCCGCCTCCAGCACGAGGAAAACACCAGGGGCCTCCCGCGCACCCGGAACCCAACGCAAAGCCGAGACTTCTTGCGCAAATCTGCAAAAAGGCCCTCGACGCGCACGACTGTGAGACCGCAAGACGAATCTGTCCGGAAGTTCCGGGTTCGTTCGGAACGCTGCTTGCGCAACAGAACCGGTGCAGCCCTGCGGACTGA
- a CDS encoding ankyrin repeat domain-containing protein yields MSDALLEAIQTRDVDRVAALLAAGADPNEPGKSRYGSGGVLPPLHAAIAELEAFGEDEPGGPIDAVTLLLRHGARVNGWDVNKEGDPLLDAVVMKHIEAARLLLAAGADPNVSDNEGTSPLRFCALNGLLEMARLLLNCGAGKTIHEAGGSAGMNALGTAAYWLDVEMVKLLLAHGADPHIEDNDSDTVFDRLRWKEQLMDQPEDPADQDRLREIRKLLGEPSA; encoded by the coding sequence ATGTCTGACGCACTTCTCGAGGCCATTCAGACCCGCGATGTCGATCGCGTGGCGGCGCTTCTTGCCGCCGGCGCGGATCCGAACGAACCTGGCAAGTCTCGCTATGGCTCGGGCGGAGTTCTCCCCCCATTGCATGCTGCAATTGCCGAACTCGAAGCCTTCGGCGAGGACGAGCCTGGTGGACCGATCGATGCCGTTACCTTGCTCCTGCGCCATGGCGCCAGGGTCAACGGATGGGACGTGAACAAAGAAGGGGATCCGCTCCTTGACGCCGTGGTGATGAAGCACATCGAAGCGGCCCGGCTCCTGCTGGCTGCAGGCGCGGATCCCAACGTGAGCGATAACGAAGGCACCTCGCCGCTTCGTTTCTGCGCGCTGAACGGCCTGCTCGAGATGGCCAGGCTCCTCCTCAATTGTGGTGCGGGCAAGACCATCCACGAGGCGGGAGGTTCCGCGGGCATGAATGCGCTGGGGACGGCCGCGTACTGGCTCGATGTCGAGATGGTGAAGCTGCTGCTCGCTCACGGAGCAGATCCGCACATCGAGGACAACGATTCGGATACGGTGTTCGATCGTCTCCGATGGAAGGAGCAGCTTATGGATCAGCCCGAGGATCCCGCCGACCAGGACCGTCTTCGGGAGATTCGCAAGCTGCTCGGCGAGCCGTCTGCGTAG
- a CDS encoding sigma-70 family RNA polymerase sigma factor: MEKVWLASREKKLSNDVGGLLHTTAKNLAIDRHRELGTRMEYMPLLVVDGTATPTPEDELHKQRFWMAVKEAIDALSKRSADVLHARFFDELSMQELACSLNMSPASAYRAVDAALDELARELKRRGITGPLCIPMLDSALVERADAAPASDKHGARDVWTAPALASSSKQSRLWPDISKFVIGAVVGGALV; the protein is encoded by the coding sequence TTGGAAAAGGTCTGGCTAGCATCGCGCGAAAAAAAGCTTTCCAATGACGTCGGTGGTCTTTTGCATACCACGGCCAAGAATCTTGCCATCGACCGACATCGCGAGCTGGGTACGCGCATGGAGTACATGCCGCTTCTTGTCGTGGATGGCACTGCAACGCCAACCCCCGAGGACGAGCTTCACAAGCAACGTTTTTGGATGGCTGTAAAGGAAGCTATCGACGCGTTGAGCAAACGATCCGCGGACGTGTTGCACGCGAGGTTTTTTGACGAATTGAGCATGCAGGAGCTGGCGTGCAGTTTGAACATGTCCCCCGCGTCCGCGTACCGCGCGGTCGATGCAGCGCTCGATGAGCTTGCACGGGAGCTGAAACGCCGAGGCATCACGGGCCCGCTATGCATTCCGATGCTCGACAGTGCTCTCGTGGAGCGCGCAGATGCAGCGCCGGCAAGCGACAAGCATGGCGCACGGGACGTTTGGACTGCACCTGCATTGGCGTCATCGTCGAAGCAGTCCCGCCTTTGGCCCGACATATCCAAATTCGTCATCGGCGCCGTCGTGGGCGGAGCGCTCGTGTAA